TGAATTGAGTTCTGAAATGAAAGAGAATGTTCTAAATATGAAAAATATTATCCGCTCAAAATTTCTAGTTATTTCAAAAAAGGGTTCTTTTCTAAAGATCAGAGATGGAAAAAAAGGTAATGTATATAACGTAAAAATAATTACTGAAAATCCCATATTTCCCAACTCTGAGATAAATGGCAGAATTCATCAATTCAGCGATCATTACCGTTTTGCGGGTGTCTTTCAAATGTCTACATCTCCACTCATACTGGATCCGAGGGTTCTACTCGGTGCCTTTGAAAATGACAAACTTAAGAAAATTGAAAGCATTCCATTACGCCGGGTTTCTTCTCTAAAGTCAATACTTAATAAATATCCGGCTCATTGGATAGATTGGATGTGTATGCATTATGGCTTGAAAGGGGGGCTTAAAAAGGATAAAGTCCTGAGGATTGAGGATAAAATTGTAAATGACCTCCTCCAGATCGTCTTAAAATTACAGGATAAGTCTAAGGAAGCGCTAGCCCTTTGTATTGAGCAGGGCGGCGTTGTGAAATATGCTAAGCTTAAAAACTACGATGATGACATGGATTTCTTCTGGAAGGAGGAAAATCCCGTATCCACGATTGGCATGCTCAGGCAGAAAGGACTGATGGTTGTTGGAAAAATGGTCTTCGGTGACAGACAATTCAAGGTTGCGTTCATACCTGTTGAAATCCGTGAGGGATTAAAATCCGTGTTGTGCTCCAAAAACATTCATCCTTTGTAGCGTCTGAATAACTTCATCAAAGTTTCAATTCACTTTCCCCTGTCTTTGCGATTTTTTCCATGATAGTAATAAAATTCTCCTGTTCATCAAGGGTAAGAATACTTAATATTTTTTCGAAAATTTCTTTCTTATGATTTCGGTGAAGTATCACGAATTGGTTTCCTTTTTTTGTTAATACTACTTTTACAATACGTCTATCACCAGGATCACTTTCTCTTATTACAAGATTTTTATCCAGCAATCTATCAATAATTTTGGTAGCAGTACTAAACCCGATATCCAGATTCTTTGCCAACTGGCTCATAATTAATTCATTTTTTTGATAGATGGATTCCAGCGCAAGAATCTCAGGTTTACTCAGATTAAAACCATAAGACAGATCTTTCTCTGTCGCACAGAATTTACTGATCTGATCAAATACATCTAATATGCGTGTAATGTTATTCTGTGTAACTTTGATATTATTCACGATAATATGTATATAATTTCAAATTTATAAAGATTCCTATTTGTAATATTTTGCATATAAAATATTTCAAACTGGAAAGTTTATACATACATTTATGCTTATAGAGTTACACACTTGAGAACCTGGGTTGATGCTTTATAAAAAATATCTTTAAGAAAATAGGACTTTTTATCGAAAATAATCCTTTACCTATTATCCTATTAGCATTTCTGCTCATTATCGTATCAGTTCAGGGTGCTCAGCAGATCGAGATGGGATCTGGTACTGAAACATTTGTAGAAAAGAATTCAAAATTGTATCAGGATTATGACCACTTATATCTAAGGATATTCAGCACACAATCAATTGCAGTACTGGTAGAAGGAACTGATATTAAAAAACCTGAAGTAATAAAATCAATTGATCTACTGGAACAGCAGACCTTAAACATACCTGGTGTGATTGGAACAACCAGTGCAGCGTCTGTAATCAAGAATATCAACTTTCAAATGACAGGACGGCAGATAATTCCTGACACAAAAAATGAAATAACATCAATAGTTTCGAATAATACGTCTGAATTTGGAATGCTCATACCAGATGAATCACACACATTATTATTTATTGAGATGGCTGGAGATTTATCAGATCAAGAACTGATAGAAATTCTCCGTGAAACTGAAAATTCAGTTAAACTTTCAGATTTTCCACCTGGTTATTCAGTTATTGTGACAGGTGATCCAGCATTTATGGTCGCAATGAATGATGAAATGAATTCCAGTATGGCACCTCTTTTAATGATATCAGTTCTGCTGATGGCTGTAGTCCTTTATCTGGTGTTCAGGCATGTTAGATGGAAAATCCTGCCCTTACCGATTGTACTGCTTGGGATCATTTATACATTCGGTGCCATGGGTTTTTTGAAAATCCCACTCAGTATGGTTTCCATGTCTGCATTCCCCGTCTTAATAGGATTGGGGATAGATTATGCAATTCAGTTTCATAACAGGATAGAGGAGGAGCTTGAAAAAGGTGAGAATGAAGCAGAAGCTGTTATTGAGACAATTAAGCATACGGGTCCTGCAGTTCTTGTTGCTGTTACCATCACATCGCTGGGTTTCATTTCTCTATCTATTTCTTCAGTCCCAATGATCCAGGATTTTGGAAAATTACTGCTTATTGGAGTAATAATGTGTTTCCTGTCTTCCCTGTTTGTTGGAGTAACAGTGATATATGGTCTTGATAAACTTGTTAAGAAAAATAATAATAAAAATAATAAAGGGAACAAATCTGCTGATAATAAAAAATCAGTAAAGAACTCCAATAATAGCTCAAATTCAATAGAACTGTTTTTGGAGAGAATTACAACTTTAACAATTAAACACCCGGGAATTATACTCAGTATTGCCGTGCTTTTCTCACTCTCGGGATTTTATGTGGATTCTTTTGTGCCGATCCAGACCGATGTACAAACATTCGTACCACAGGATATGCCGGCACTGGTCGATCTGATGCATTTAGGCAGTATAATTGGTGGAACTGATACACTGAATCTTATTATAAAGGTTGATGATTCAGCAAATCCGGAAATACTTAAATGGATCGATGAATTCAGTGCCCATGAAGTCGAGAGAAGAGGACGCATCTATAGTGCATCCAGCATAGTACCGATATTAAAATCGATTAACGGGGGAAACATTCCCGACAACAATGATGATGTAGAACGATTATACCAGCAGATACCAGAAATGCAAAAAGACAGGTTCATCCATGGAAAAAATACAATGCTGCTTAATCTTGAAATCGGAAATGCCATTAACGATATTGGTCTCGTAGGAGTACAGGAATTAAACGGCATTATTCAGGATGATATTGCATGGATGCCCCCTCCTCCAGGCACTGAAGTTACAATTACAGGGCATTCTGTAGCCTTTTCAACAGTAATCAGCGCATTAACAACAGGTAGGATTGCAATGACTCTCCTGGGGCTTGTGATGGTATTTGGAGGGCTGTTAGTTATTTACCGGGATTATGTCAAAGCTCTTACTCCTGTTATTACCATGTTCATGGTAATCGGCTGGTCAGGAGGAATTATGTACTTTTCCGGATTGGAATATACTCCTATGACTGCAACTCTGGGCGCATTAATCCTGGGAGTCGGGTCAGAATATGCGGTATTGATGATGGAGCGTTATTTTGAAGAAAAAGAGAAAGGTGCCCATCCTGTAGATGCAATGCGTGAAGCAAGTTCGAAGATAGGAAAGGCAATAATTGCATCTGGTCTTACTACAATTTTCGGGTTTTCAGCTTTGATGGCTTCACCATTTTCTATGAATCGAAATTTCGGTATTGTAACTGTCATTGATGTTGCGCTGGCACTGTTTGCCACCTTCGTTGTTTTCCCCATAGTCTTGGTACTGCTTGATAAAAGGCGTGAGAATAAAAAAACCTTTAATCTTGAAAGCCACAAAAATGCGAAATTTATGGAAGTGAATGTTCAATGATCAGACTCGATTCAAGCCTGGACAATAAAAAAATATTTTTTAAATTAATAGTTGCATTTATTCTGTTTAGTGCAATTATTCTGAACATGTCGAATGTTTCAGCAAATGCTGAATTACTTAATCCGAACTATGCTTTTACAACCAACTACTATGATGGTTTTGGAGAACCAAACCTGTTTGCATCAGTTATTGGGGATCCGGAATTTGAGCGCGGTGAGACAGTCCGGTTAAAGATCATTCTCGTAAATAAAGGCGCACTAACTGGTTTTAAATACCGTACCAGTGTTGGGACTGATGAACTCAAACATTTGGCGTCATTAAAAGAACTGGAATATGAATCAATGCGTACAACTGCCCTTGGACTGGAAGCCCAATTGACATCAAATTCACCGTTTATTGATATTGAACCCGACACAAATGTTCAGACTATTGAATCCCTTATTCCAGGAGAATTGCCCGAAGATCCGTTGATATTTACTATGACTATATCAAATAATGCTCCATCTGGCATGTATTATCTCCAACTCCCTGTTTCTTATGAGTATCAAAACCAGGTGCTAATGACTACAAACGATGTGGTAAGGTTGGGTATCACTACTCTTGACCATACTGTACATTATACTACTGCCAACAAGACTCTGGTAATTCCTATTTTTATCCAGGAATCACCAAGGTTTGAGATCGCAAATGTTTCAGGGAATCTTGTACAAGGAAAAAGCCAGACAATTGAAGTGATATATAAAAATACAGGTGAAAAAATCGCTTATGATGCCATTGCCCGGATTGTAGCCATGCAGCCGTTAACAGTTAAACAACCTATAGTCAGGCTTGGGACAATTAAACCTGGTGAGAGCAAAACCTTATCTTTTGAAATATTTGCAGATTCAGGTGCAGTAACAAAGACATACGGTCTGGATAGTGAGATAAAATATCTTAATGATGATGATGAGATTGAAATTTCAGATAACCTGATGGTGAGTATACCTCTGGAAGAAGCGGAAAAAAAGCTTAGTGCTTTCATGCTGGCTATGGCAGGGGTGATCATTTTAGTGATCTATCTGATTGTTAATACTTTACGCAATTTAAAAAAATATGACTGATGAGACTAATTTAGAGGAAGAAATATGGATAAAAAAATTAATTTTACCAGAATAATTACCTTAATGGTCCTGGTGCCATTATTGTTACTTACGAATGCTCAGGCAGCTTTTCCTGAATATTTTGATATTAGTAAGAATTACTATACAGTTTATGGCAGTCCGGATGTAAGTGCATCAATACTTGGCGGTGCTGAGTTTTCCCGAGGCACTACTGTTACTATTAATATTAACCTCAATAACAAAGGTTTAATTACCGGATTCAGATCAGAACAAGAAGCAAATGATGAATTTGAGCAATCACTTCAGGAAACGGAAATGAGATATGAAGGACAAAAAACCACAGCAATTGGTATAGTCTCCACTCTTGTCTCCTTAAACCCTGCAATAAAAGTAAAATCCGGACCCCAGGAAGCAGGTACATTAGTGTCTGGCCAGCAAACGGAAGAACCTGTAAAGTTTACTATCGAAATTGCGAAAAATGCCCGGGCAGGCACATATCCACTTTTGTTAAATTTGATATATGGTTACCAGGAAAATGTCCAGATCGATGGCAGGAATACCACAGATATTGGTTTAACTGATCTTGAAGTTGGATTGTGGTATGAGATCAGGAGCCAGAATCTCACTTTACCAATAGTTATTAAACCACAAGCAGATTTTAGCATCATAAACGTAACAGGTAATTTGAAAGCCGGAAAAGAAGGTCTTCTATATGTTACT
This genomic interval from Methanosarcinales archaeon contains the following:
- a CDS encoding MarR family transcriptional regulator, with translation MNNIKVTQNNITRILDVFDQISKFCATEKDLSYGFNLSKPEILALESIYQKNELIMSQLAKNLDIGFSTATKIIDRLLDKNLVIRESDPGDRRIVKVVLTKKGNQFVILHRNHKKEIFEKILSILTLDEQENFITIMEKIAKTGESELKL
- a CDS encoding RND family transporter codes for the protein MKNIFKKIGLFIENNPLPIILLAFLLIIVSVQGAQQIEMGSGTETFVEKNSKLYQDYDHLYLRIFSTQSIAVLVEGTDIKKPEVIKSIDLLEQQTLNIPGVIGTTSAASVIKNINFQMTGRQIIPDTKNEITSIVSNNTSEFGMLIPDESHTLLFIEMAGDLSDQELIEILRETENSVKLSDFPPGYSVIVTGDPAFMVAMNDEMNSSMAPLLMISVLLMAVVLYLVFRHVRWKILPLPIVLLGIIYTFGAMGFLKIPLSMVSMSAFPVLIGLGIDYAIQFHNRIEEELEKGENEAEAVIETIKHTGPAVLVAVTITSLGFISLSISSVPMIQDFGKLLLIGVIMCFLSSLFVGVTVIYGLDKLVKKNNNKNNKGNKSADNKKSVKNSNNSSNSIELFLERITTLTIKHPGIILSIAVLFSLSGFYVDSFVPIQTDVQTFVPQDMPALVDLMHLGSIIGGTDTLNLIIKVDDSANPEILKWIDEFSAHEVERRGRIYSASSIVPILKSINGGNIPDNNDDVERLYQQIPEMQKDRFIHGKNTMLLNLEIGNAINDIGLVGVQELNGIIQDDIAWMPPPPGTEVTITGHSVAFSTVISALTTGRIAMTLLGLVMVFGGLLVIYRDYVKALTPVITMFMVIGWSGGIMYFSGLEYTPMTATLGALILGVGSEYAVLMMERYFEEKEKGAHPVDAMREASSKIGKAIIASGLTTIFGFSALMASPFSMNRNFGIVTVIDVALALFATFVVFPIVLVLLDKRRENKKTFNLESHKNAKFMEVNVQ